Sequence from the Ereboglobus luteus genome:
AGAGGATGTCGCCAAACATGTTTTCGGTGAAGAGCACGTCGAATTGGTTCGGGTCGCGGGCGAGCTGCATCGCGGCGTTGTCCACATACATGTGCGAGAGGGCGATGTCGGGGTGGTTTTTCGCGAAGTAGTCGGTGACGGTTTTGCGCCAGAGAACGGAGGTTTCGAGGACGTTGGCCTTGTCAACGGAGCAGACTTTTTTGCCGCGCGATTTTGCGGTGGCCGCGGCGGTTTCGGCGATGCGCTCGATTTCGGAGACTTTGTAAACCATCGTGTCGCAGGCTTGGAGTTCGCCGTTGTCGAGGGTGATGGTTTGCTTGGGCTGGCCGAAGTAAATGCCGCCGGTGAGTTCGCGGATGCAGACGATGTCGATGCCGTTGGGGATGCGCTCGGACTTGAGCGGGGAGGCGTCGGCGAGCTCGGGATAGAGGAGGCCGGGGCGGATGTTGGCGAAGAGGTTGAAGGCCTTGCGCAGGGGGAGGAGCGCGGCGCGCTCGGGTTGCTCCTTGGGCGGGAGTTTTTCCCACTTGGGGCCGCCGACGCTGCCGAAGAGGATGGCGTCGGATTCGCGGCAGACTTCGAGTGTGGATTCGGGGAGGGCCTTGCCGTGGTTGTCGATGCCCGCGCCGCCGACGTCGGCGATTTTATAGGAGAGCGCGAGGCCGGCGGGTTTCGTGGCGTGTTCGAGCACACGAAGAGCCTCGGTCATG
This genomic interval carries:
- the leuB gene encoding 3-isopropylmalate dehydrogenase, encoding MSTNTTLKFAVLPGDYIGPEVMTEALRVLEHATKPAGLALSYKIADVGGAGIDNHGKALPESTLEVCRESDAILFGSVGGPKWEKLPPKEQPERAALLPLRKAFNLFANIRPGLLYPELADASPLKSERIPNGIDIVCIRELTGGIYFGQPKQTITLDNGELQACDTMVYKVSEIERIAETAAATAKSRGKKVCSVDKANVLETSVLWRKTVTDYFAKNHPDIALSHMYVDNAAMQLARDPNQFDVLFTENMFGDILSDEMAVICGSLGMLSSASLGTGKNSLGLLFGLYEPAGGTAPDIAGKGLANPCAQVLSAALMLRHSFGQEALAQKIEAAVRKTVTQDGIRTGDIAFGRPTVGTRQMADAIIKNL